In one window of Spiroplasma corruscae DNA:
- a CDS encoding glycosyl hydrolase family 18 protein, producing MKKILSYLLSSTLVLSLTTSTISCNITGVEQPTNPEQPTEPEQPTEPEQPTEPEQPTEPEQPTEPEQPTEPEQPTEPNDNWKTNKILVGYWYDWGGQYQTNIKLSDIDINYNVVNVSFLYSSSAYMMPSYNPSNPTEVKDGIKKLHSENRKVLLSMGGQTGSEMKFRVNQKSELKSTILNVINEYGFDGIDIDWEGECLSDRESQNVTADVLIEIKNEWSSNNKDFFITMAPEMPYIKNATETSGRSYVPFFKQLEGYYDWINPQMYNGWAWGPYVESDEAKKFNINTGSIIQNDDYLNRGKFYYLLTKYITFTNSNYNNFYKIDADKFVIGASTNEPAGKGSAYKEAIEEVYNLLKEDNINIRGLMTWAVNYDSYSGVLPSGSGQNTYFEKWSYASWFEKTFKI from the coding sequence ATGAAAAAAATATTAAGTTATTTGTTGTCATCAACACTTGTTTTATCATTAACAACTTCAACAATATCATGTAATATAACTGGCGTTGAACAACCAACAAATCCCGAACAACCAACAGAACCTGAACAACCAACAGAACCTGAACAACCAACAGAACCCGAACAACCAACAGAACCCGAACAACCAACAGAACCCGAACAACCAACAGAACCTGAACAACCAACAGAACCAAATGATAATTGAAAAACAAACAAAATATTAGTTGGTTATTGATATGATTGAGGTGGACAGTATCAAACAAATATAAAACTTAGTGATATAGACATAAATTATAACGTTGTTAATGTATCGTTTCTATATTCAAGTAGTGCCTATATGATGCCTTCATATAATCCAAGTAATCCAACTGAAGTCAAAGATGGTATTAAAAAATTACATTCTGAAAATAGAAAAGTTTTACTCTCGATGGGTGGTCAAACTGGTTCTGAGATGAAGTTTAGAGTTAATCAAAAATCCGAACTTAAATCAACTATTCTAAATGTTATAAACGAATATGGTTTTGATGGTATTGATATTGATTGAGAAGGTGAATGTTTATCTGATAGGGAAAGTCAGAATGTTACAGCAGATGTGTTAATTGAAATAAAGAATGAGTGGTCAAGTAATAATAAAGATTTCTTCATAACTATGGCTCCAGAAATGCCTTACATAAAAAATGCTACTGAAACAAGTGGTAGAAGCTATGTTCCTTTTTTTAAACAACTTGAAGGATACTATGATTGAATAAACCCACAAATGTATAATGGATGAGCATGAGGTCCATATGTAGAATCTGATGAAGCAAAAAAATTTAATATTAATACAGGTTCTATTATTCAAAATGATGATTATTTAAATAGAGGAAAATTTTATTATTTATTAACAAAATACATCACTTTTACAAATAGTAATTATAATAATTTTTATAAAATAGATGCTGATAAATTCGTTATTGGAGCTTCAACAAATGAACCTGCAGGAAAGGGTTCGGCTTATAAAGAAGCTATTGAAGAAGTATATAATTTATTAAAAGAAGATAATATTAATATTAGAGGTTTAATGACTTGGGCAGTTAACTATGATTCATATAGTGGTGTTTTACCTTCCGGAAGTGGTCAAAATACTTATTTTGAAAAATGAAGTTATGCAAGTTGGTTCGAAAAAACATTTAAAATTTAA
- a CDS encoding Sapep family Mn(2+)-dependent dipeptidase, protein MEINKELLLTEYFDAAIEETKKIVAMPSYRKNILKGSPVDQDIRNVLDHCIKLCKSFGMKTFIANDYKYGYADYGNGDKLFGIICHLDVVPPGNLSEWNNPPFEPIIKDGKLYGRGTFDDKGPTMMNIFSLKYLIDNNFQPDYTIRLIFGTSEETTWECMESYVGKERLCDFGYVPDGHFPVVYAEKWISDVDLIGNYKCNFEIEGGEVYNAVNDLVSYKGDKIHEIKCFLDKNSISTYIDDNKLFVKGIASHGSLPEKGVAASTWLLKAMNEVGIVHPLVQFVSEYVHLDFSMLKVFGNIVDETGVITTCNGIIKVTNDDYRFTLNIRIPCTYDPRRDVNDKLNNFIKKFDMELIVSSVENSIYFEKDSEVVKKIMSVYQQVTGDLKSEPIAIGGGTFAKSMPNIIAFGAEFNIEESTMHAYNEFVKIEELKKMIEIYTMSIIKLTIYDKII, encoded by the coding sequence ATGGAGATTAATAAGGAATTATTATTAACTGAATATTTTGATGCAGCAATTGAAGAAACAAAAAAAATTGTAGCAATGCCATCGTATAGGAAAAATATATTAAAGGGATCTCCTGTTGATCAAGATATAAGAAATGTATTAGATCATTGTATAAAACTATGTAAGAGTTTTGGTATGAAAACATTTATTGCTAATGATTATAAATATGGTTATGCTGATTATGGTAATGGTGATAAATTATTTGGAATTATTTGTCATTTAGATGTAGTACCACCTGGAAACTTGTCTGAATGAAATAATCCTCCATTTGAACCGATTATTAAAGATGGTAAATTGTATGGCCGTGGAACTTTTGATGATAAAGGGCCAACAATGATGAATATATTTTCACTCAAATATCTTATAGATAATAATTTTCAACCCGATTATACAATAAGGCTTATATTTGGTACTTCAGAAGAAACAACTTGAGAATGTATGGAATCATATGTTGGAAAGGAAAGATTGTGTGATTTTGGTTATGTACCTGATGGACACTTTCCAGTTGTATATGCAGAAAAGTGAATTAGCGACGTAGATTTAATAGGTAATTATAAATGTAATTTTGAAATAGAAGGTGGAGAAGTATATAATGCTGTTAATGATTTAGTTTCATATAAAGGTGATAAGATACATGAAATTAAATGTTTCTTAGATAAAAACAGTATATCAACTTACATTGATGATAATAAATTATTTGTTAAGGGTATTGCTTCACACGGTAGTTTACCAGAAAAAGGTGTCGCAGCTTCTACTTGACTGCTAAAAGCAATGAATGAAGTTGGTATAGTGCATCCATTGGTTCAATTTGTTAGTGAATATGTTCATTTAGATTTCAGTATGCTAAAAGTTTTTGGCAATATCGTTGATGAAACAGGTGTAATAACAACTTGTAATGGAATTATTAAAGTTACTAATGATGATTATAGATTTACTTTAAACATTAGAATACCTTGTACATATGATCCTAGAAGAGATGTAAATGACAAGTTAAATAACTTTATTAAAAAATTTGATATGGAATTAATTGTTAGTTCAGTTGAAAATAGCATTTATTTTGAAAAAGATAGTGAGGTTGTAAAAAAAATAATGTCTGTTTATCAACAAGTTACAGGAGATTTAAAATCTGAGCCAATTGCTATTGGTGGTGGAACTTTTGCAAAGTCAATGCCTAATATAATTGCTTTCGGAGCTGAATTTAATATAGAAGAATCAACAATGCACGCTTATAACGAATTTGTAAAAATTGAAGAACTTAAAAAAATGATTGAAATATATACTATGTCAATCATCAAACTAACAATATATGATAAAATAATTTAA
- a CDS encoding FAD-dependent oxidoreductase, producing the protein MKVIIVGINHAGTVAARTLKRLNKDIEVVAYEKSDVISFLGCGIALWVRGEVKEPNKLFYASPEILQSEGIKVHKNHEWIGLDAESKKIIIKDLGTNKEFEDNYDMLIVATGSWPVLPPIPGIELDGVQICKNYYHAQKIKAANEDAKIKNVAVIGAGYIGVELVDAFVESKKNVTLIDVEDAIMPNYFDAELSNHVQKRMDDAKVNSLLGQKVVEFIGENGKLKQIKTDKNIVDVDYAVLSVGIKAQTKLLQGVVELDNRGIVKTNQFMQSSNESIYAIGDCAEVMNLTQGKNTQIALATTAVRSGILAAINIATKNTAPQMGFTGANAISVFGFSMASTGVSENFARKLGMDFDSILFTDNDRPEFMSTTKQVWLKLLWNKKTRVLIGAQVGSEANHTEIIHMLSLAIQKNMTIDELPLVDMFFLPHFNKPYNFVTLAALEVLGLNYFKK; encoded by the coding sequence ATGAAAGTAATTATAGTAGGAATAAACCATGCAGGTACAGTAGCTGCTAGAACATTAAAAAGATTAAATAAAGATATAGAAGTTGTTGCTTATGAAAAGAGTGATGTAATCTCATTTTTAGGTTGTGGTATTGCATTATGAGTTAGAGGAGAAGTTAAAGAACCAAATAAATTATTCTATGCATCTCCAGAAATATTACAAAGTGAAGGAATTAAAGTTCACAAGAATCATGAATGAATTGGTTTAGATGCAGAATCTAAAAAAATTATTATTAAAGATTTAGGGACAAATAAAGAATTTGAAGATAACTATGATATGTTAATTGTAGCTACTGGGTCTTGACCAGTTCTTCCACCAATTCCAGGAATTGAATTAGATGGTGTTCAAATTTGTAAAAATTATTACCATGCACAAAAAATTAAAGCAGCAAATGAAGATGCTAAAATTAAAAACGTTGCTGTAATAGGTGCTGGGTATATTGGTGTAGAGTTAGTAGATGCATTCGTTGAAAGCAAAAAAAATGTAACATTAATTGATGTTGAAGATGCTATTATGCCTAATTATTTTGATGCAGAATTATCTAATCATGTTCAAAAAAGAATGGATGATGCCAAAGTAAATAGTTTATTAGGACAAAAAGTTGTTGAGTTTATTGGTGAGAATGGTAAATTAAAACAAATTAAAACAGATAAAAACATAGTTGATGTCGATTATGCAGTTTTATCTGTAGGAATTAAAGCACAAACAAAGCTTTTACAAGGTGTTGTTGAACTTGATAACAGAGGAATCGTTAAGACAAACCAATTTATGCAATCTTCTAATGAAAGTATTTATGCAATTGGAGATTGTGCTGAGGTAATGAATTTAACACAAGGAAAAAATACTCAAATTGCATTAGCTACAACCGCAGTTAGATCAGGAATATTAGCAGCAATCAACATTGCAACAAAAAATACAGCTCCTCAAATGGGATTCACAGGTGCTAATGCTATATCTGTTTTCGGATTTAGTATGGCTTCAACAGGAGTTTCAGAAAACTTTGCAAGAAAATTAGGGATGGATTTTGATTCAATATTATTTACTGATAATGATAGACCTGAATTTATGAGTACAACAAAACAAGTTTGATTAAAACTGTTATGAAATAAAAAAACGAGAGTTTTAATAGGAGCACAAGTTGGTTCAGAAGCTAATCACACTGAAATAATACACATGCTATCTTTAGCTATTCAAAAAAATATGACTATTGATGAATTGCCGCTTGTTGACATGTTCTTCTTGCCTCACTTCAATAAACCATATAACTTTGTTACACTAGCTGCATTAGAAGTTCTTGGATTAAACTACTTTAAAAAATAA
- a CDS encoding ABC transporter permease, which yields MIKKKTKKADNDLNFDSSISFFKNNDNSIDEQSDQIESEESELGFKNKKTKKLRKKSLNSLIIKSGVKQMSKSFASIFFIYLLVVIASSLCFILSLFYDRVDSNLNNLSAKSNLRDFIVDVDQNDKISFNQKELIGGEKILDYSNNDLYQQYLINTLSRKGKFYDENNNVINGNNYFDWSRTESRLFNTVSLNNKDLTTRVITKTGLISSTINDDFEEVVNENNSVDKLVLYESIYKNNQVFSENVNEASKQVVLQYNFAKKNNIELNDIVRFNSDNYGKSFIVKNDQDDLTFGKKNNDINDPINGIDQSKYSDQSWFQVVGFGTSIDFMYSYKNRENPIPNINTEVNAYVSPKVFGLSRVDISKTMSLYSYNPNDSILKAASESDREVSFSCKFFDINNYSEQLIQSLNNEYLRFGNISQKSKKVLYAINDSTYKYFNRISIYNNILFIFKFVSYFFVFLIVAIIIFIVTQFIKRELKDSEKKIGTFKAMGCSKSKLTNFFWILPTLIVFLAVFTSYIAVIFTQNYVLKIATNYLNVNIGNMSFIQFYVFPIMFIFIILIYLICQINTLKYLRRDASSLLFGVTSKPHSRFLYAYKALYTYSKFNKKLHSALFSSSFKKVMATSTVIFISSILLSFLSIVPFVIAQNKQEAFSGLDYKNIIEYNQPVSNNPYTFLKTYNPNKINDYNYNENNKVINDYSEALGNQTSYYTSSPVSKNSNGNLDYDSNTIINDLITGDISRNFYSYNVPVVDQNVKNPQKLLQEIAKLGYSDWKNYSIDYLKLLNKMDISVFTNNETSIKSSSGYQAALNILNRWPDYYNLLTKIEQYYIDYSGGVNSGDTLSNLKKIFNELQLFYSKYNTNLQLSNKNNYYNEKYELNLDNIKKIDFKTLIFNSTNSVYNVKNPNPFSLMVNNEDLALSVENSYKDFNESFKENKLYYDDQEIRSLITEDLDSSTLKKLNTFILIWFWINYANKLGDSIFQSFYSNEPSEVQDNIKNALNKNEDYNFSFNLIPYNKENEETGTMLNGTYSLNNKTYNLKIYGLNPDSTALDMNDANGDNVKSNLFKKINPSFGNAIPIVINNSLAKKLNLDIGNSLYGIKVSKSELVGYKQINSGDGEMSNLKKTIGLDQVKTGLNTFSSDSSNTNKFFSEYKKNYYSIAKDNIGWSNGSDLSNNIAYVCIESSKECLEKDKFDFAVSNISNINDPSKIQQASWNSKISVEKTETNQNFVVVGVQGSYGEPKAWVSNENANRVLGYDEVQKYFFNNYFISEWSNKNYLKSFFNQELFGDFTVEQWESFIDFFNQIVQGWLSDNPKYNSNAKNPFDDFIETFIKLSDDYHDTNGYKKFSSILYTIFQNEYPTFNYKYKKNNIINDNTFSSSKTQEFGDYSTIGLYGKTEIDPNSKSYIFNDGFIKNNILNNQDVEIQKDFLNNVTELLNGLIIIITVIVFSMSFIIIFISSVYIINENSKFIATLKTLGYTNRYLVGQVFMIYFTPILLSVFIGFGTCWGVLKYLFNYLSTNSSSVIPYLFNYQSPLIVFSVIFAIYLFSIYVAQKALSKINPSEVLGDQ from the coding sequence ATGATAAAGAAAAAAACAAAAAAGGCTGATAATGATTTAAATTTTGATAGTAGTATAAGTTTTTTTAAAAATAATGATAATTCTATAGATGAACAAAGTGATCAAATAGAGTCTGAAGAATCGGAACTTGGTTTTAAAAACAAAAAAACAAAAAAATTAAGAAAAAAGAGCTTAAACAGTTTAATTATCAAATCTGGTGTTAAACAAATGTCTAAAAGCTTTGCTTCCATCTTCTTTATATATTTACTAGTTGTCATAGCTTCATCATTGTGCTTCATACTAAGTTTATTTTATGATAGAGTGGATAGCAATTTAAATAATCTATCTGCTAAATCTAATTTAAGAGATTTCATAGTTGATGTAGATCAAAATGATAAAATATCATTTAATCAAAAAGAATTAATTGGTGGTGAAAAAATATTAGATTATTCTAATAATGATTTATATCAGCAATATTTAATTAATACGTTATCTAGAAAAGGTAAGTTTTATGATGAAAACAATAATGTAATTAATGGTAATAATTACTTTGATTGATCAAGAACAGAATCAAGATTATTCAATACTGTTTCTCTAAATAATAAAGATTTAACTACAAGAGTTATAACAAAAACTGGTTTAATATCATCAACTATTAATGATGATTTTGAAGAAGTAGTAAATGAAAACAATAGTGTTGATAAGTTAGTTCTTTATGAAAGTATTTATAAAAACAATCAAGTTTTTAGTGAAAATGTTAACGAGGCTTCAAAACAAGTTGTTTTACAGTACAATTTTGCAAAAAAAAATAACATTGAATTAAATGATATTGTAAGATTTAATTCAGATAATTATGGAAAAAGTTTTATTGTAAAAAATGATCAAGATGATTTAACATTTGGAAAAAAAAATAATGATATTAATGACCCAATAAATGGGATTGATCAATCAAAATACTCTGATCAAAGTTGGTTTCAAGTAGTTGGTTTTGGAACTTCTATTGATTTTATGTATAGTTACAAAAATCGAGAAAATCCAATACCGAATATAAATACTGAAGTAAATGCTTATGTTTCACCAAAAGTCTTTGGTTTATCTAGGGTTGATATTTCTAAAACTATGTCTTTATACAGTTATAACCCAAATGACTCAATCCTAAAAGCTGCTTCTGAATCAGATAGAGAAGTCTCTTTCTCATGTAAATTTTTTGATATTAATAATTATAGCGAACAGTTAATTCAATCATTAAATAATGAGTATTTAAGATTTGGTAACATATCTCAAAAATCAAAGAAAGTCTTATATGCTATCAATGATTCGACTTATAAGTACTTTAATAGAATTAGTATATATAACAATATCTTATTTATTTTCAAATTTGTTTCTTACTTTTTTGTTTTTTTAATTGTTGCTATAATAATCTTTATTGTTACTCAATTTATAAAGAGAGAATTAAAAGATTCAGAAAAAAAAATAGGTACATTTAAAGCTATGGGATGTAGTAAATCAAAACTTACTAATTTCTTTTGAATCTTACCAACTTTAATAGTATTTTTAGCAGTTTTTACTTCATATATTGCAGTAATATTTACGCAAAATTATGTGCTGAAAATTGCGACAAATTATTTAAATGTTAATATTGGGAATATGTCATTCATTCAATTTTATGTATTTCCAATTATGTTTATTTTTATTATTTTAATTTATTTAATTTGTCAAATTAATACTTTAAAGTATTTAAGAAGAGATGCGTCAAGTTTATTATTTGGTGTTACTTCAAAACCACATTCAAGATTTTTATATGCTTATAAGGCATTATATACATATTCAAAGTTTAATAAAAAACTTCACTCAGCTTTGTTTTCAAGTTCGTTTAAGAAAGTAATGGCAACATCAACGGTCATATTCATATCCTCAATTTTATTATCCTTCTTATCTATTGTTCCGTTTGTGATCGCACAAAATAAACAGGAAGCATTTAGTGGTTTAGATTATAAAAACATTATCGAATATAATCAACCAGTATCAAATAATCCATATACATTTTTAAAAACTTATAACCCCAATAAGATTAATGATTATAATTATAATGAAAATAATAAGGTTATAAATGATTATAGTGAAGCGTTAGGTAATCAAACCAGTTACTATACCTCAAGTCCTGTTTCTAAAAACAGTAATGGAAATCTTGACTATGATTCTAACACTATAATTAATGACTTAATTACAGGAGATATTAGTAGAAATTTTTACTCATATAATGTACCAGTTGTCGATCAAAATGTAAAAAACCCACAAAAACTATTACAAGAAATTGCTAAACTTGGTTATTCTGATTGAAAAAACTATTCAATTGATTATTTAAAGTTGCTTAATAAGATGGATATATCAGTATTTACAAATAATGAAACAAGTATTAAGAGTTCAAGTGGTTATCAAGCTGCGTTAAATATATTAAATCGATGACCGGATTATTATAATTTATTAACTAAGATTGAACAGTATTATATAGATTATAGTGGTGGTGTGAATAGTGGAGATACATTAAGTAATTTAAAAAAGATCTTTAATGAATTACAATTATTTTATTCTAAATATAATACAAACCTACAACTATCAAATAAAAATAATTATTATAATGAAAAATACGAATTAAATTTAGACAATATTAAGAAAATAGATTTCAAAACTTTAATTTTTAATAGCACTAATTCAGTCTATAATGTAAAGAATCCAAATCCTTTTTCTTTAATGGTAAATAATGAAGATTTAGCGTTAAGTGTTGAGAATAGTTATAAAGATTTTAATGAGTCTTTTAAAGAAAACAAATTATATTATGATGATCAAGAAATTAGATCCTTGATAACAGAGGATTTAGATAGTTCTACTTTAAAAAAATTAAACACTTTTATTTTAATCTGATTTTGAATAAACTATGCAAATAAATTAGGTGATAGTATATTCCAATCTTTTTATTCTAATGAACCTTCAGAAGTGCAAGATAATATAAAGAATGCTCTTAATAAAAATGAAGATTATAATTTCTCATTTAACTTAATCCCATATAATAAAGAAAATGAAGAAACTGGAACAATGTTAAATGGTACTTATTCTTTAAATAATAAAACTTACAATCTAAAAATATATGGTTTAAATCCTGACTCAACTGCATTAGATATGAATGATGCAAATGGAGATAATGTTAAAAGTAACTTATTCAAAAAAATTAACCCTAGTTTTGGAAATGCCATTCCTATCGTAATTAATAATTCATTGGCGAAAAAGTTGAATCTAGATATTGGTAATAGTTTGTATGGTATTAAAGTTAGTAAAAGTGAACTTGTTGGTTACAAACAAATAAACTCAGGTGATGGTGAAATGAGTAATTTAAAAAAAACTATCGGACTTGATCAAGTAAAAACTGGATTAAATACTTTTAGTTCAGATTCAAGTAATACAAACAAGTTTTTCTCTGAGTATAAAAAAAATTATTACTCTATTGCAAAGGACAATATTGGTTGATCAAATGGAAGTGATTTATCTAATAACATTGCCTATGTATGTATAGAATCTTCTAAAGAGTGCTTAGAAAAAGATAAATTTGATTTTGCAGTAAGTAATATAAGTAATATTAACGACCCATCAAAAATTCAACAAGCTTCATGAAACTCTAAGATATCTGTTGAAAAAACTGAAACAAATCAAAATTTTGTTGTAGTTGGAGTTCAAGGGAGTTATGGTGAACCAAAGGCTTGAGTTTCTAATGAAAATGCAAACAGAGTTTTAGGATATGATGAAGTGCAAAAATATTTCTTTAATAATTACTTTATTTCTGAATGATCAAATAAAAACTACTTAAAAAGTTTCTTTAATCAAGAATTATTTGGGGATTTTACAGTTGAACAATGAGAATCATTTATTGACTTCTTTAATCAAATAGTTCAAGGATGATTAAGTGATAATCCAAAATATAATAGTAATGCTAAAAATCCATTCGATGACTTTATAGAAACATTCATAAAATTAAGTGATGATTATCATGATACTAATGGTTATAAGAAATTTTCATCTATTTTATACACTATTTTTCAAAATGAATATCCAACATTTAATTATAAATATAAAAAAAATAATATAATTAACGATAATACATTTAGTAGTTCTAAAACACAAGAGTTTGGAGACTATAGCACTATTGGATTGTATGGAAAAACAGAAATTGACCCTAATTCTAAATCATATATCTTTAATGATGGTTTCATAAAAAATAATATTTTAAATAACCAAGATGTCGAAATACAAAAAGACTTTCTAAATAACGTTACTGAATTATTAAATGGTTTAATAATTATAATTACCGTTATAGTATTTTCAATGTCTTTTATAATCATATTTATAAGTTCTGTATACATAATAAATGAGAATTCCAAGTTTATTGCAACATTAAAAACACTTGGGTATACTAATAGATACTTAGTGGGACAGGTTTTTATGATCTATTTTACCCCAATTTTATTAAGCGTCTTTATAGGATTTGGAACTTGTTGAGGGGTCTTGAAATATTTATTTAATTATTTATCAACCAATTCATCAAGTGTTATACCATACTTGTTTAATTATCAATCACCATTAATAGTTTTCTCAGTAATTTTTGCTATTTACTTATTCTCTATTTACGTTGCGCAGAAAGCGTTGTCTAAAATAAATCCATCAGAAGTACTTGGCGATCAATAA
- a CDS encoding glycoside hydrolase family 32 protein, whose protein sequence is MRKLLSLLGVLSISASSSLMSISCNKDEINKSFEVNSQLPIIDGENWNAPSKENKYENYFHVDAPDKKGMLNDMQGAFFDGTYWHLYYLYNSEAEYDSSGEQIGKNGTEWYHMQTKDFINWEYKGIAVHKWNSKGWGDAAGGTLYVDKDKDFGKVAGGKVAISTAYGGEKGQNIMAYYSTPGDGNGNDNDFGYNFKELNKGNPILENGKELGTYPDFRDPHFFKKNGKFILYVSELDGFGVYVSDNPLEGYEKKGEYKAKHAMVECANIFELNVNGNEKEKKYVVIYGGNGNNDNGQPDFIDNLGTGTYYSVGHLDDNFVFQEEQAPKRLDFGADFYAAKFFEDTQDQSLPIGDHLIGTGWMSSWDYNRVVPNTGYWGNMSLARKIKLTKNKDGEYGMSQSFIGLDNQELTASGNQNNIINSKIRGGSYKLDLNFKNTKKSNAVIELESSDETYKNIIKLDFEKNKISTKRYTKDVTLVNNKGFIQDRSYVTNLNDKNDSSLSLIVDKSTIEAVLPDGSIISMVKFPDGVSPEKLLLNLSKNIEFDYKYYQFKKE, encoded by the coding sequence ATGAGAAAATTATTAAGTTTATTAGGAGTTCTATCCATTAGTGCTAGTTCTTCTTTAATGTCTATATCTTGTAATAAAGATGAAATAAATAAAAGTTTTGAAGTAAATAGTCAATTACCAATCATAGATGGGGAAAATTGAAATGCGCCTAGTAAAGAAAATAAGTATGAAAATTATTTTCATGTAGATGCTCCAGATAAAAAAGGTATGTTAAATGATATGCAGGGTGCTTTTTTTGATGGTACATATTGGCATTTATACTATTTATACAATAGTGAAGCAGAATATGATAGTAGTGGCGAGCAAATAGGTAAGAACGGTACTGAATGATACCATATGCAAACCAAAGATTTCATTAATTGAGAATATAAGGGAATAGCAGTACATAAATGAAATTCAAAAGGTTGAGGAGATGCAGCTGGTGGTACTTTATATGTTGATAAGGATAAAGATTTTGGTAAAGTAGCTGGTGGTAAAGTAGCTATTTCAACTGCATATGGAGGAGAAAAAGGTCAAAATATAATGGCTTATTACTCAACACCAGGTGATGGAAATGGTAATGATAATGACTTTGGATATAATTTTAAAGAATTAAATAAAGGTAATCCGATACTTGAAAATGGAAAAGAATTGGGTACTTATCCAGACTTTAGAGACCCACATTTCTTTAAAAAAAATGGTAAATTTATTCTATATGTGTCCGAACTTGATGGATTTGGAGTTTATGTCTCTGATAACCCACTTGAAGGTTATGAAAAAAAAGGAGAATATAAAGCCAAACACGCAATGGTAGAATGTGCAAATATATTTGAATTAAACGTTAATGGTAATGAAAAAGAAAAAAAGTATGTCGTTATTTATGGTGGAAATGGAAATAATGACAATGGTCAGCCTGATTTTATTGATAATTTAGGTACTGGTACATATTATAGTGTTGGTCATTTAGATGATAATTTTGTCTTTCAAGAAGAGCAAGCTCCTAAAAGATTAGATTTCGGTGCAGATTTCTATGCTGCAAAGTTTTTTGAAGATACTCAAGATCAAAGCTTACCAATTGGAGATCATTTAATAGGTACTGGTTGAATGAGTAGTTGAGATTATAATAGGGTGGTTCCAAACACTGGTTATTGAGGCAATATGTCACTTGCAAGAAAAATTAAACTTACAAAAAACAAAGATGGCGAGTATGGTATGAGTCAAAGTTTCATCGGATTAGACAATCAAGAATTAACTGCATCTGGGAATCAAAACAATATTATAAATTCAAAAATAAGAGGCGGAAGTTATAAATTAGACTTAAACTTTAAAAATACTAAAAAATCAAATGCTGTTATTGAATTAGAGTCTAGTGATGAAACATATAAAAATATAATAAAACTAGATTTTGAAAAAAATAAAATATCAACTAAAAGATACACAAAAGATGTAACTTTAGTCAATAATAAAGGTTTTATCCAAGATAGAAGTTATGTTACAAATCTAAATGACAAAAATGATTCAAGTTTATCATTAATAGTTGATAAATCAACAATTGAAGCAGTTCTTCCAGATGGGTCAATAATCTCGATGGTTAAATTTCCTGACGGAGTTTCACCAGAAAAATTACTTTTAAACTTATCTAAAAATATTGAATTTGACTACAAATATTATCAATTTAAAAAAGAATAA
- a CDS encoding ribonuclease H1 domain-containing protein produces the protein MKKKFYYAVAKGYKIGVFDSWIDCKLQIEGYKGSVYKKFDDNKEALKWLEYNLSMSDDYNEMKSNIEYDAIAYIDGSYKEKEKFFTYGVVIQYDNKLLKFKEKFNDASWLKYRNVSGEIMGAIKAIKFALENKLKSILIVHDYEGIHYWVNGNWKAKNKETKAYYNFMRDSQKSMKINFKWVKGHSNDEMNDLADELANEAYSLNYVSKVLVN, from the coding sequence ATGAAAAAAAAATTCTATTATGCAGTTGCAAAAGGTTATAAAATAGGAGTTTTTGATTCTTGAATTGATTGTAAACTTCAAATTGAAGGTTATAAAGGGTCAGTATATAAAAAGTTTGATGACAATAAAGAAGCGTTAAAATGATTAGAATATAATTTAAGTATGTCTGATGATTATAATGAAATGAAGTCTAATATTGAATATGATGCAATCGCTTATATTGATGGTAGTTATAAGGAGAAAGAGAAGTTTTTTACGTATGGTGTTGTAATCCAATATGATAATAAATTACTTAAATTTAAGGAAAAATTTAATGATGCTAGTTGATTAAAGTATCGAAATGTATCAGGTGAAATTATGGGTGCTATCAAAGCCATAAAATTTGCTTTAGAAAATAAATTGAAAAGTATCTTAATAGTGCATGATTATGAAGGTATCCATTATTGAGTAAATGGTAATTGAAAAGCCAAGAATAAAGAAACTAAAGCTTATTATAATTTTATGAGAGATAGTCAGAAGTCAATGAAGATAAATTTTAAATGAGTTAAAGGTCATAGTAATGATGAAATGAATGATTTAGCAGATGAGTTAGCAAATGAAGCATATTCTTTAAATTATGTATCAAAAGTTTTAGTTAACTAA